From the Ensifer adhaerens genome, the window ATCTGTTCTCAGTGAAGACGACGGACCGCGGAATAGGTTCCTCGATCATGGCGCGGCCACAATTGATGGTTAGCGCCTGAAATCCATCGATGATGAACAGGGCACGCGGGAGACAGGCGACAATGGCAGGTTCTGATCTGCGCAAGGCAATCGGCCAAGGAGCACGGCGTTTGGGCTTGTCCCTGCTTGCCGCCTTGCCGCTGATCGCATCTGCCGAAGCCGTTGACGCAGCGCGCCTTTCCAATGCCGTTGCCGTCTTCTCCGGTATCGACAAGATCACCGGACGCATCACCACCTTCGACGTCTATATTGGCGAAACGGTCCAGTTCGGCGCCCTCCAGGTGACGCCGCGCGTCTGCTACAGCCGCGACGATACCGAAGCGCAGAAGATCACGACCTTCGTCGAGGTCGAGGAGATCACGCTCGACCGCAAGATCCGCCGCATCTTCACCGGCTGGATGTTTGCCGACAGCCCCGGCCTGAACGCCGTCGAGCATCCGGTCTATGACGTCTGGCTGCAATCCTGCAAGGCGACCTCCGATCTGCCGCCGCCGGATACCGCAGCGAAACAATAGTTCGCTGTGGCTGCCTGCCCTAGCGGCAGCCGATAGGTCATCCGATCCTTCGATATCACGGTGGCGTTATGCGCTTGGCGGTGCTTTGCGGCC encodes:
- a CDS encoding DUF2155 domain-containing protein; translated protein: MAGSDLRKAIGQGARRLGLSLLAALPLIASAEAVDAARLSNAVAVFSGIDKITGRITTFDVYIGETVQFGALQVTPRVCYSRDDTEAQKITTFVEVEEITLDRKIRRIFTGWMFADSPGLNAVEHPVYDVWLQSCKATSDLPPPDTAAKQ